A single window of Oreochromis aureus strain Israel breed Guangdong linkage group 7, ZZ_aureus, whole genome shotgun sequence DNA harbors:
- the ric1 gene encoding guanine nucleotide exchange factor subunit RIC1 isoform X1 has translation MYFLTGWPRRLLCPLRSEEEPFYIQPSSQRFYFALLSETQLSVWFSRPSVLIVSYIESAKAAAQFGFYQKAEWKPDDSMIAVATAKGYILLFDVLGGGDDKYLYEPVYPKGSPRVKVTPGFKEEQCAPALSLEMKKPVDLEAPITSLQSLQEDLLVCTADGYLHVLHWDGLGSNGRKAICLTTIPFSLDLQSARGGPSLDLEGVHIRCMEYCVTLDGFAVVLSDGRLGFITPLSNTITADQLQGVWAADVTDGTCVAVNNKYRLMAFGCASGSVLVYMIDTTTGSMQLSHKLELTPKHYPDIYNKTGPVKLICWSPDCSVVMVTWECGGLSLWSVFGAHLICTLGEDFIHRSDGTKKDPLKISSMSWGAEGYHLWVLPHKQERRRQEEQEQDVEMVAPPNSSALQAGILQFHFIKSALTVNPCTSNQEQVLLHGEDRLYLTCGDPTQIHSNSDTHPHTHLHPHDGSPLHPPPNPDSSLSQGLSTLLGHKHWHVVQIHSTYLESNWPIRFAAIDTAGQCMAVAGRRGFAHYSLFTRKWKLFGNITQEQNMTVTGGLAWWNDFVVVACYNFIDQQEQLRLYQRSSNLDNAFASVTKLHSDTLLLNVFRDMVILFRADCSICLYSIERKNDSPNPTASVELLQEVSMSRYIPHPALVVSVTLTSVRTETGITLKAPQQACMAESIMLNLAGQLIMLQRDRSGPQVREKDTAAVNKKLLPFCPPVVLAQCVENVWTTCRSNKKKRHLLEALWLSCGEAGMKVWLPLFPRDHRKPHSFLSRRIMLPFHINIYPLAVLFEDALVLGATNETVLYDGMQGSSEPLEALFPYCTVERTSQIYLHHILRQLLVRNLGEQALMLAQSCASLPYFPHVMELMVHVVLEEEATSREPIPDPLLPTVAKFITEFPLFLQTIVHCARKTEYALWNYLFAAVGNPKDLFEECLMAQDLDTAASYLIILQNMEVPAVSRQHATLLFNTALEQGKWDLCRHMIRFLKAIGSGEMETPPPTPTTQEPSSTGGFEFFRNRSISLSQSADSVTTGKFNLQKTFSMPSGSSAKGRDVECAENMYIDMMLWRHARHLLEQVRLRDLGCFSAQLGFELIGWLCRERNRVARVDDFVTALKKLHKDFLWPFPVIPVGNLSSPLKNGRCRTVLSPRLLKSQSADSLLNNDMDTAPPPTAPANHTWIDELGQRPKDMDTASSAHSNQHSPQTHEAFLSLLTNKVEEYSIGSATDLTETSSVVDGDWTMVDENSSTLSLSQAELEHISMELANKGPHKSQVQLRYLLHVFMEAGCLEWCVVIGLILRDANVIKQVISFLDNSEVPAETVQSVRNGLLAVDAWASTDCLGYKPFLSLIQPQLQRLMESTSEQVQPEAFQPASQCSKLSGSEGLGGAAVPRAEDSRGVVTPLGLALPSLEPAGVFPRPPSEDCPPEQTEEQGEEEGTYDCTLS, from the exons AGGAAGCCCTCGTGTGAAGGTGACCCCGGGTTTTAAGGAGGAGCAATGTGCGCCCGCTCTCTCTCTAGAGATGAAGAAGCCTGTGGATCTGGAGGCCCCCATCACCAG CCTGCAGTCCCTCCAGGAGGATTTGCTGGTGTGTACCGCAGACGGTTACCTCCATGTGCTGCATTGGGATGGGCTGGGCAGCAATGGACGCAAGGCTATCTGCCTTACTACAATCCCCTTCTCATTGGACCTGCAGTCTGCTCGAG GTGGCCCTTCTCTGGACCTGGAGGGGGTTCATATCCGCTGTATGGAGTACTGCGTGACCCTGGATGGCTTTGCTGTCGTACTGAGTGACGGACGCCTGGGCTTTATCACCCCACTGAGCAACACCATCACTGCAGAT CAGTTGCAGGGTGTCTGGGCAGCGGATGTGACTGATGGCACCTGTGTGGCTGTCAACAACAAGTACAGGCTGATGGCCTTTGGCTGCGCCAG CGGCTCGGTGCTGGTGTACATGATCGACACCACGACAGGGTCGATGCAGCTCTCCCACAAACTGGAGCTCACTCCAAAACACTACCCAG ACATCTACAACAAGACGGGCCCTGTCAAACTAATCTGCTGGTCACCTGACTGCAGCGTTGTCATGGTTACGTGGGAGTGCGGCGGCCTGTCGCTGTGGAGCGTCTTCGGAGCTCACCTCATCTGCACTCTGGGAGAGGACTTCAT ACATCGATCTGATGGTACCAAGAAAGACCCCCTTAAAATCAGCTCTATG AGCTGGGGTGCAGAAGGCTACCACCTATGGGTGCTCCCTCACaaacaggagaggagaagaCAAGAGGAGCAGGAGCAGGATGTGGAGATGGTTGCACCTCCTAACTCCAGCGCTTTGCAGGCCGGCATACTGCAGTTCCACTTCATTAAGAGCGCCCTCACAGTCAACCCCTGCACG AGTAACCAGGAACAGGTGTTACTCCACGGTGAAGACCGCCTCTACCTGACCTGTGGTGACCCCACACAGATCCATAGCAACTctgacacacacccacacacacacttacacccGCATGACGGCAGCCCGCTGCACCCGCCCCCCAACCCcgactcctctctctctcagggACTCAGCACTTTACTCGGACACAAGCACTGGCACGTGGTCCAG ATTCACAGCACATACCTAGAGAGCAACTGGCCTATACGG TTTGCAGCAATAGACACAGCAGGCCAGTGCATGGCTGTAGCAGGGAGGCGAGGCTTTGCACACTACTCCTTGTTTACAAGGAAATGGAAGCTGTTTGGGAATATCACTCAG GAGCAGAACATGACAGTCACAGGAGGTCTGGCTTGGTGGAATGACTTTGTAGTGGTGGCCTGTTACAATTTTATAGACCAGCAGGAGCAG TTGAGACTCTATCAACGCTCATCCAACCTGGACAATGCCTTTGCTTCAGTTACTAAGCTACATTCAGACACTCTGCTGCTCAATGTCTTCAGAGACATGGTCATACTCTTCAGAGCCGACTGCTCCATCTGCCTTTATAGTATAGAGAGGAAGAACGACAG TCCAAACCCGACAGCCAGTGTGGAGCTGCTGCAGGAGGTGTCGATGTCCCGTTACATCCCACATCCAGCCCTTGTGGTGTCTGTCACTCTCACGTCTGTGCGCACCGAGACTGGCATCACATTAAAAGCCCCGCAGCAG gCCTGCATGGCAGAGAGCATTATGTTAAATCTGGCTGGCCAGCTGATCATGCTACAGAGGGACCGTTCAGGACCGCAAGTACGAGAGAAAGACACGGCTGCTGTCAACAAGAAGCTG CTCCCATTCTGTCCCCCTGTCGTGTTGGCCCAGTGTGTGGAGAATGTTTGGACCACCTGTCGATCCAACAAGAAAAAGCGCCATCTGCTGGAGGCTCTTTGGTTGTCCTGTGGAGAAGCGGGCATGAAAGTGTGGCTGCCACTTTTCCCCCGAGACCATCGCAAGCCCCACTCCTTCCTCTCCAGACGCATAATGCTGCCCTTCCACATCAACATCTACCCTTTAGCTGTGCTGTTCGAGGATGCCCTCGTACTGGGGGCAACCAATGAGACTGTGCTCTACGACGGGATGCAGGGATCCTCAGAGCCACTGGAGGCACTGTTTCCCTACTGCACCGTAGAGAGGACCTCACAGATCTACCTCCACCACATACTGAGACAGCTGCTGGTTCGCAACCTGGGTGAACAG GCTTTGATGCTGGCTCAGTCATGTGCCTCCCTCCCCTACTTCCCCCATGTCATGGAGCTGATGGTTCATGTAGTGCTGGAAGAAGAGGCAACGTCGCGGGAGCCCATACCCGACCCGCTGCTTCCCACCGTTGCCAAGTTCATCACAGAGTTCCCCCTGTTCCTCCAGACCATTGTCCACTGCGCCAGGAAGACGGAGTACGCCCTGTGGAACTACCTGTTTGCAGCCGTGGGAAACCCCAAAGATCTGTTTGAGGAGTGTCTCATGGCTCAGGATCTGGACACAGCGGCCTCCTATTTGATTATACTGCAG AATATGGAGGTTCCAGCAGTGAGCAGACAGCACGCCACTCTTCTCTTCAACACGGCTCTCGAGCAGGGCAAGTGGGACCTCTGCCGGCACATGATCAGATTCCTCAAAGCCATTGGTTCAGGGGAGATGGAGACTCCGCCCCCAACACCCACTACTCAG GAACCCAGCTCAACTGGAGGTTTCGAGTTCTTTAGAAATCGCAGCATCAGCTTGTCTCAGTCGGCCGACTCGGTCACCACAGGAAAGTTCAACCTGCAGAAGACCTTCAGTATGCCTTCTGGATCTTCTGCTAAAGG TCGGGATGTGGAGTGTGCAGAGAACATGTATATCGACATGATGCTGTGGCGCCACGCCCGTCACCTCCTGGAGCAGGTGCGCCTTCGGGATCTGGGATGCTTTTCCGCTCAGCTGGGCTTCGAGCTCATCGGCTGGTTATGTCGCGAGCGAAACCGCGTGGCCCGAGTTGATGATTTTGTAACGGCGCTGAAGAAACTCCATAAGGACTTCCTCTGGCCGTTCCCTGTCATTCCTGTGGGAAACCTCAGCTCACCACTGAAGAATGGACGGTGCCGcacag TGCTGAGCCCACGGTTGTTGAAGTCACAGTCAGCGGACAGCCTGCTGAACAACGACATGGACACGGCACCGCCTCCAACAGCTCCTGCCAACCACACCTGGATTGACGAGCTCGGGCAGAGACCCAAAGACATGGACACAGCCTCTTCTGCTCACTCGAACCAGCACTCACCACAGACTCATGAGGCCTTCCTGTCACTGCTCACCAACAAAG TCGAGGAGTACAGCATCGGCTCGGCCACAGACCTCACAGAGACCAGCTCGGTGGTGGATGGCGACTGGACAATGGTGGACGAGAACTCGTCCACTTTGAGCCTGAGTCAGGCCGAGCTGGAGCACATCTCCATGGAGCTGGCCAACAAAGGCCCGCACAAGTCCCAGGTGCAGCTCAG GTATCTCCTCCATGTGTTCATGGAGGCAGGCTGCCTGGAGTGGTGTGTGGTGATTGGTTTGATCCTGCGGGATGCAAATGTCATCAAGCAGGTGATCAGCTTCCTGGACAACTCGGAGGTTCCTGCAGAAACCGTGCAGAGTGTCAGAAACGGATTATTAGCAGTCGATGCGTGGGCCTCCACGGACTG CCTGGGTTACAAACCGTTCCTCAGCCTGATTCAGCCGCAGCTGCAGCGGCTGATGGAGTCGACGTCGGAGCAGGTGCAGCCTGAAGCCTTCCAGCCTGCCAGCCAATGCTCCAAGCTCAGTGGCTCTGAAGGTCTGGGAGGAGCCGCGGTACCTCGGGCAGAGGACAGCAGAGGAGTGGTGACCCCGCTGGGCCTGGCCCTGCCCTCTCTCGAACCCGCAGGAGTTTTCCCCCGTCCCCCCTCTGAGGACTGTCCTCCCGAACAGACGGAGGagcagggggaggaggagggaacCTACGACTGCACCTTGTCCTGA
- the ric1 gene encoding guanine nucleotide exchange factor subunit RIC1 isoform X2 — translation MYFLTGWPRRLLCPLRSEEEPFYIQPSSQRFYFALLSETQLSVWFSRPSVLIVSYIESAKAAAQFGFYQKAEWKPDDSMIAVATAKGYILLFDVLGGGDDKYLYEPVYPKGSPRVKVTPGFKEEQCAPALSLEMKKPVDLEAPITSLQSLQEDLLVCTADGYLHVLHWDGLGSNGRKAICLTTIPFSLDLQSARGGPSLDLEGVHIRCMEYCVTLDGFAVVLSDGRLGFITPLSNTITADLQGVWAADVTDGTCVAVNNKYRLMAFGCASGSVLVYMIDTTTGSMQLSHKLELTPKHYPDIYNKTGPVKLICWSPDCSVVMVTWECGGLSLWSVFGAHLICTLGEDFIHRSDGTKKDPLKISSMSWGAEGYHLWVLPHKQERRRQEEQEQDVEMVAPPNSSALQAGILQFHFIKSALTVNPCTSNQEQVLLHGEDRLYLTCGDPTQIHSNSDTHPHTHLHPHDGSPLHPPPNPDSSLSQGLSTLLGHKHWHVVQIHSTYLESNWPIRFAAIDTAGQCMAVAGRRGFAHYSLFTRKWKLFGNITQEQNMTVTGGLAWWNDFVVVACYNFIDQQEQLRLYQRSSNLDNAFASVTKLHSDTLLLNVFRDMVILFRADCSICLYSIERKNDSPNPTASVELLQEVSMSRYIPHPALVVSVTLTSVRTETGITLKAPQQACMAESIMLNLAGQLIMLQRDRSGPQVREKDTAAVNKKLLPFCPPVVLAQCVENVWTTCRSNKKKRHLLEALWLSCGEAGMKVWLPLFPRDHRKPHSFLSRRIMLPFHINIYPLAVLFEDALVLGATNETVLYDGMQGSSEPLEALFPYCTVERTSQIYLHHILRQLLVRNLGEQALMLAQSCASLPYFPHVMELMVHVVLEEEATSREPIPDPLLPTVAKFITEFPLFLQTIVHCARKTEYALWNYLFAAVGNPKDLFEECLMAQDLDTAASYLIILQNMEVPAVSRQHATLLFNTALEQGKWDLCRHMIRFLKAIGSGEMETPPPTPTTQEPSSTGGFEFFRNRSISLSQSADSVTTGKFNLQKTFSMPSGSSAKGRDVECAENMYIDMMLWRHARHLLEQVRLRDLGCFSAQLGFELIGWLCRERNRVARVDDFVTALKKLHKDFLWPFPVIPVGNLSSPLKNGRCRTVLSPRLLKSQSADSLLNNDMDTAPPPTAPANHTWIDELGQRPKDMDTASSAHSNQHSPQTHEAFLSLLTNKVEEYSIGSATDLTETSSVVDGDWTMVDENSSTLSLSQAELEHISMELANKGPHKSQVQLRYLLHVFMEAGCLEWCVVIGLILRDANVIKQVISFLDNSEVPAETVQSVRNGLLAVDAWASTDCLGYKPFLSLIQPQLQRLMESTSEQVQPEAFQPASQCSKLSGSEGLGGAAVPRAEDSRGVVTPLGLALPSLEPAGVFPRPPSEDCPPEQTEEQGEEEGTYDCTLS, via the exons AGGAAGCCCTCGTGTGAAGGTGACCCCGGGTTTTAAGGAGGAGCAATGTGCGCCCGCTCTCTCTCTAGAGATGAAGAAGCCTGTGGATCTGGAGGCCCCCATCACCAG CCTGCAGTCCCTCCAGGAGGATTTGCTGGTGTGTACCGCAGACGGTTACCTCCATGTGCTGCATTGGGATGGGCTGGGCAGCAATGGACGCAAGGCTATCTGCCTTACTACAATCCCCTTCTCATTGGACCTGCAGTCTGCTCGAG GTGGCCCTTCTCTGGACCTGGAGGGGGTTCATATCCGCTGTATGGAGTACTGCGTGACCCTGGATGGCTTTGCTGTCGTACTGAGTGACGGACGCCTGGGCTTTATCACCCCACTGAGCAACACCATCACTGCAGAT TTGCAGGGTGTCTGGGCAGCGGATGTGACTGATGGCACCTGTGTGGCTGTCAACAACAAGTACAGGCTGATGGCCTTTGGCTGCGCCAG CGGCTCGGTGCTGGTGTACATGATCGACACCACGACAGGGTCGATGCAGCTCTCCCACAAACTGGAGCTCACTCCAAAACACTACCCAG ACATCTACAACAAGACGGGCCCTGTCAAACTAATCTGCTGGTCACCTGACTGCAGCGTTGTCATGGTTACGTGGGAGTGCGGCGGCCTGTCGCTGTGGAGCGTCTTCGGAGCTCACCTCATCTGCACTCTGGGAGAGGACTTCAT ACATCGATCTGATGGTACCAAGAAAGACCCCCTTAAAATCAGCTCTATG AGCTGGGGTGCAGAAGGCTACCACCTATGGGTGCTCCCTCACaaacaggagaggagaagaCAAGAGGAGCAGGAGCAGGATGTGGAGATGGTTGCACCTCCTAACTCCAGCGCTTTGCAGGCCGGCATACTGCAGTTCCACTTCATTAAGAGCGCCCTCACAGTCAACCCCTGCACG AGTAACCAGGAACAGGTGTTACTCCACGGTGAAGACCGCCTCTACCTGACCTGTGGTGACCCCACACAGATCCATAGCAACTctgacacacacccacacacacacttacacccGCATGACGGCAGCCCGCTGCACCCGCCCCCCAACCCcgactcctctctctctcagggACTCAGCACTTTACTCGGACACAAGCACTGGCACGTGGTCCAG ATTCACAGCACATACCTAGAGAGCAACTGGCCTATACGG TTTGCAGCAATAGACACAGCAGGCCAGTGCATGGCTGTAGCAGGGAGGCGAGGCTTTGCACACTACTCCTTGTTTACAAGGAAATGGAAGCTGTTTGGGAATATCACTCAG GAGCAGAACATGACAGTCACAGGAGGTCTGGCTTGGTGGAATGACTTTGTAGTGGTGGCCTGTTACAATTTTATAGACCAGCAGGAGCAG TTGAGACTCTATCAACGCTCATCCAACCTGGACAATGCCTTTGCTTCAGTTACTAAGCTACATTCAGACACTCTGCTGCTCAATGTCTTCAGAGACATGGTCATACTCTTCAGAGCCGACTGCTCCATCTGCCTTTATAGTATAGAGAGGAAGAACGACAG TCCAAACCCGACAGCCAGTGTGGAGCTGCTGCAGGAGGTGTCGATGTCCCGTTACATCCCACATCCAGCCCTTGTGGTGTCTGTCACTCTCACGTCTGTGCGCACCGAGACTGGCATCACATTAAAAGCCCCGCAGCAG gCCTGCATGGCAGAGAGCATTATGTTAAATCTGGCTGGCCAGCTGATCATGCTACAGAGGGACCGTTCAGGACCGCAAGTACGAGAGAAAGACACGGCTGCTGTCAACAAGAAGCTG CTCCCATTCTGTCCCCCTGTCGTGTTGGCCCAGTGTGTGGAGAATGTTTGGACCACCTGTCGATCCAACAAGAAAAAGCGCCATCTGCTGGAGGCTCTTTGGTTGTCCTGTGGAGAAGCGGGCATGAAAGTGTGGCTGCCACTTTTCCCCCGAGACCATCGCAAGCCCCACTCCTTCCTCTCCAGACGCATAATGCTGCCCTTCCACATCAACATCTACCCTTTAGCTGTGCTGTTCGAGGATGCCCTCGTACTGGGGGCAACCAATGAGACTGTGCTCTACGACGGGATGCAGGGATCCTCAGAGCCACTGGAGGCACTGTTTCCCTACTGCACCGTAGAGAGGACCTCACAGATCTACCTCCACCACATACTGAGACAGCTGCTGGTTCGCAACCTGGGTGAACAG GCTTTGATGCTGGCTCAGTCATGTGCCTCCCTCCCCTACTTCCCCCATGTCATGGAGCTGATGGTTCATGTAGTGCTGGAAGAAGAGGCAACGTCGCGGGAGCCCATACCCGACCCGCTGCTTCCCACCGTTGCCAAGTTCATCACAGAGTTCCCCCTGTTCCTCCAGACCATTGTCCACTGCGCCAGGAAGACGGAGTACGCCCTGTGGAACTACCTGTTTGCAGCCGTGGGAAACCCCAAAGATCTGTTTGAGGAGTGTCTCATGGCTCAGGATCTGGACACAGCGGCCTCCTATTTGATTATACTGCAG AATATGGAGGTTCCAGCAGTGAGCAGACAGCACGCCACTCTTCTCTTCAACACGGCTCTCGAGCAGGGCAAGTGGGACCTCTGCCGGCACATGATCAGATTCCTCAAAGCCATTGGTTCAGGGGAGATGGAGACTCCGCCCCCAACACCCACTACTCAG GAACCCAGCTCAACTGGAGGTTTCGAGTTCTTTAGAAATCGCAGCATCAGCTTGTCTCAGTCGGCCGACTCGGTCACCACAGGAAAGTTCAACCTGCAGAAGACCTTCAGTATGCCTTCTGGATCTTCTGCTAAAGG TCGGGATGTGGAGTGTGCAGAGAACATGTATATCGACATGATGCTGTGGCGCCACGCCCGTCACCTCCTGGAGCAGGTGCGCCTTCGGGATCTGGGATGCTTTTCCGCTCAGCTGGGCTTCGAGCTCATCGGCTGGTTATGTCGCGAGCGAAACCGCGTGGCCCGAGTTGATGATTTTGTAACGGCGCTGAAGAAACTCCATAAGGACTTCCTCTGGCCGTTCCCTGTCATTCCTGTGGGAAACCTCAGCTCACCACTGAAGAATGGACGGTGCCGcacag TGCTGAGCCCACGGTTGTTGAAGTCACAGTCAGCGGACAGCCTGCTGAACAACGACATGGACACGGCACCGCCTCCAACAGCTCCTGCCAACCACACCTGGATTGACGAGCTCGGGCAGAGACCCAAAGACATGGACACAGCCTCTTCTGCTCACTCGAACCAGCACTCACCACAGACTCATGAGGCCTTCCTGTCACTGCTCACCAACAAAG TCGAGGAGTACAGCATCGGCTCGGCCACAGACCTCACAGAGACCAGCTCGGTGGTGGATGGCGACTGGACAATGGTGGACGAGAACTCGTCCACTTTGAGCCTGAGTCAGGCCGAGCTGGAGCACATCTCCATGGAGCTGGCCAACAAAGGCCCGCACAAGTCCCAGGTGCAGCTCAG GTATCTCCTCCATGTGTTCATGGAGGCAGGCTGCCTGGAGTGGTGTGTGGTGATTGGTTTGATCCTGCGGGATGCAAATGTCATCAAGCAGGTGATCAGCTTCCTGGACAACTCGGAGGTTCCTGCAGAAACCGTGCAGAGTGTCAGAAACGGATTATTAGCAGTCGATGCGTGGGCCTCCACGGACTG CCTGGGTTACAAACCGTTCCTCAGCCTGATTCAGCCGCAGCTGCAGCGGCTGATGGAGTCGACGTCGGAGCAGGTGCAGCCTGAAGCCTTCCAGCCTGCCAGCCAATGCTCCAAGCTCAGTGGCTCTGAAGGTCTGGGAGGAGCCGCGGTACCTCGGGCAGAGGACAGCAGAGGAGTGGTGACCCCGCTGGGCCTGGCCCTGCCCTCTCTCGAACCCGCAGGAGTTTTCCCCCGTCCCCCCTCTGAGGACTGTCCTCCCGAACAGACGGAGGagcagggggaggaggagggaacCTACGACTGCACCTTGTCCTGA